The genomic segment TTCTAAAGGTCCATAGCACTTCAGACAAGTAACACTAAACACTTACCTTGTTTGGATTGCTTCTGCTTGTGGCGTCTTACAATAAAGATGACCAACAAAATCAACATGACTAGCAGCAATGCTGCAGGGGCTCCAAAAATCAGAGCAGGATGTAGACTTTCTTGTTCTACATCGTTTCTTTCCGTTGTGGAATTACTTTCACTTTCAAAAGTCTCTGTTTCTGTCAGCATGGTGGCAGCCTGCAGATCCTGGTCACTTGTAAAAATTACAGTGGATATGGTGGTATGTGCTATTACCATGGTAGTAGATAATGGTGTGCCACTTCCTGAAGCTTCTTCAGCTTCCATCGTAGTTGTAGAGCCTGCCAAATTAGGAATGGGAAGAAATTAGCAATACCTGTCACTTTTACCAGGATGGTTGAATGTttattgaaatgttatttttcacACATGCAACTTAAAATCTGATATTTTCAGCATGTTTTTTATAATCTCATCCTTACTATTTCTAAGAAATGTTAGCTGGCAATAAAATCACAGTTTAGATTTTCCCAGCTGCTTCCTTCTCTTGAATATATGATAATTCATGCTTCTCATTTGGGTCGATAATGGTTTCCAGAATGAGGTCAGTGAACTGTAAAGTTGCATGAAAATGATCTGGAAACAAGGGTGTTTGAGGAAGTATACAGTCTTCAAAtacttaaaaaaacaatttaatgCAGTAGTGCGGTCATGCCTTGGAGACAGAATAGGAGATTCTCAAAAAAAGTGCAAGATCttcagccagcatggtgtagtgatttcagtTTTAGACTGCAATTCTAGAGACCAGGATTTCATTCCTTTCTTGGCTGTtaaaactcactgagtgaccttgagcaagttacaAACCCTTAGCCTCAGAAAATACTATATGATAAATTCACCTTATGGTCACCATAAGGCAGAAATGAAataaaggtacacaacaacaattgtGCATTACAAATGGGATAcaaattgacatgttttttattaatttgattttcatttattataataacatctgtttgtttgttttgtttcattcatgcATTCTGCTGAAGCTTCCACAAATTCAATACTGTCTGTACAGTTCCCCAGTTATGATCATCCAATTTACatctgactcctagttacaaatggatGTTTCCCCTGCCCTCCCCACTTTCCCTTGGCTTCACATCTGTCTCTTTCCATCCATTCCCTTGTCATCACATCTGTGTCTTTCCCTCCATTTTCTTCCCTGCCTAGCTCTcccagggtacatctacactgcagatttaccatatatactcgagtatacgctgacccatatataagtcaaggcacctaattttacctcaaaaaacctgggaaaacttattgactcaaatataagacgagggtgggaaatgcagcagctactggtaaatttcaaaattaaaattgaTACTAACAAAATTACcttaattgtttttgaatatttacataaaactgtaatttaagataaaactgcccGATTCTGATTACCtatagactcgagtataagctgatgggggctttttcagccctgaaaAGACGCTGAAAAttcagtatatacggtaatgcagtttcataccacttcaattgccatggctcaatgctatgtaaaccTGGAATCTGTAATTTTGTGAGGCAGCAGCAttctttgcagagaaggctaaagactttgtaaaactatacacacacacacacaccccatgattccatagcattgaactaagtCAGTTAAAGTG from the Anolis carolinensis isolate JA03-04 chromosome 5, rAnoCar3.1.pri, whole genome shotgun sequence genome contains:
- the tmem154 gene encoding transmembrane protein 154 isoform X1, which encodes MQKYNFVLSLFLLLSEILFYCGSTTTMEAEEASGSGTPLSTTMVIAHTTISTVIFTSDQDLQAATMLTETETFESESNSTTERNDVEQESLHPALIFGAPAALLLVMLILLVIFIVRRHKQKQSKQDELESENCKSPIFEEDTPSVMEIEMEELDKWMNSLNRNAECEYLPPVKEEKDCNANPSDCES
- the tmem154 gene encoding transmembrane protein 154 isoform X2; amino-acid sequence: MQKYNFVLSLFLLLSEILFYCGSTTTMEAEEASGSGTPLSTTMVIAHTTISTVIFTSDQDLQAATMLTETETFESESNSTTERNDVEQESLHPALIFGAPAALLLVMLILLVIFIVRRHKQKQSKQDELESENCKSPIFEEDTPSVMEIEMEELDKWMNSLNRNVTANLKGRDGIIWINRREQMNRS